From a region of the Hippopotamus amphibius kiboko isolate mHipAmp2 chromosome 3, mHipAmp2.hap2, whole genome shotgun sequence genome:
- the LOC130849891 gene encoding serine/arginine repetitive matrix protein 1-like isoform X2: MKAEQEPLPLSRPPPPPPPPRPSPQPTRALGGPAVRARERRKGRERRGIQLEARPGRRSDTHGAPWATAAAWQRPPPSTRAGFLRDVTEVFRSIDVSTNDPILNL; encoded by the exons ATGAAGGCAGAGCAGGAACCGCTACCGCTCTcgaggccgccgccgccgccgccgccgccgcgaccGTCGCCGCAGCCAACCCGAGCGCTCGGCGGGCCGGCCGTGCGCGCGCGCGAGCGGCGGAAGGGGCGGGAGCGGCGGGGGATACAACTCGAGGCACGGCCCGGGCGGCGCTCCGATACGCACGGCGCGCCCTGGGCGACGGCGGCGGCCTGGCAACGACCGCCGCCCTCGACGAGAGCCGGTTTCCTTCGTGACGTGACCGAGG tctttaggtccatcgacgtctctacaaatgacccaattttgaaTTTGTAA
- the LOC130849891 gene encoding serine/arginine repetitive matrix protein 1-like isoform X3 has translation MKAEQEPLPLSRPPPPPPPPRPSPQPTRALGGPAVRARERRKGRERRGIQLEARPGRRSDTHGAPWATAAAWQRPPPSTRAGFLRDVTEAENKETWQ, from the exons ATGAAGGCAGAGCAGGAACCGCTACCGCTCTcgaggccgccgccgccgccgccgccgccgcgaccGTCGCCGCAGCCAACCCGAGCGCTCGGCGGGCCGGCCGTGCGCGCGCGCGAGCGGCGGAAGGGGCGGGAGCGGCGGGGGATACAACTCGAGGCACGGCCCGGGCGGCGCTCCGATACGCACGGCGCGCCCTGGGCGACGGCGGCGGCCTGGCAACGACCGCCGCCCTCGACGAGAGCCGGTTTCCTTCGTGACGTGACCGAGG CAGAAAACAAGGAAACCTGGCAGTGA
- the LOC130849891 gene encoding serine/arginine repetitive matrix protein 1-like isoform X1 — MKAEQEPLPLSRPPPPPPPPRPSPQPTRALGGPAVRARERRKGRERRGIQLEARPGRRSDTHGAPWATAAAWQRPPPSTRAGFLRDVTEGSGRCRLGGRLCDPVATARQVLTNLGSKALKTGTHGKNLEALSS, encoded by the exons ATGAAGGCAGAGCAGGAACCGCTACCGCTCTcgaggccgccgccgccgccgccgccgccgcgaccGTCGCCGCAGCCAACCCGAGCGCTCGGCGGGCCGGCCGTGCGCGCGCGCGAGCGGCGGAAGGGGCGGGAGCGGCGGGGGATACAACTCGAGGCACGGCCCGGGCGGCGCTCCGATACGCACGGCGCGCCCTGGGCGACGGCGGCGGCCTGGCAACGACCGCCGCCCTCGACGAGAGCCGGTTTCCTTCGTGACGTGACCGAGG GGAGCGGTAGGTGTCGCCTTGGAGGCAGGCTGTGCGACCCAGTGGCGACTGCACGACAGGTACTTACAAATCTGGGATCGAAGGCTCTGAAGACTGGGACGCATGGAAAGAACCTAGAAGCTCTGAGCAGTTGA